Below is a window of Sulfitobacter sp. SK012 DNA.
ACCAGACCGGGCGCAACTAAACGACCAGCTCCGTAGATCCCCATCAGACGGCGGAAAACGAGCGACCCGATCAAGAAAGCGCCGGATTGGGCCAGCATCGCCAACCCAAATTGCGCAGGGGACAGCCCAACGTCCCCCATCAGGACGAAAGGCAGAAACGTGGCTTGGGCGTAAATCGCGCCAAGTGATCCTCCCATTACCATTGATGCCGTCACGAAATGCTTGTTTGCTAGCAGCATGCGGTAAGTGCGGCCCAACTGCGGTAGGTTTAGGCGACTTCGATCCGCGACAACTGTTTCCTTCATCGAAAAAATGACGACGGCAATGACGATGATGCCAATCAGGCTCATCAAAACAAAGATCGACCGCCAGCCAAAGAGAGGTAACATCAGGCCACTCAGTGACGGGGCGAGTGCCGGACCAAGTGCCAGAATTATCCCGATCAGGTTCATGATCCGGGAAGAGCGTTCGTCGGTAAAAAGATCACGCACCAGCGCGCGCGCGATCGCAATGCCAACCGATGCCCCAACGCCTTGCGCAAAGCGGGCGGCGATCAACACTTCAACAGTCGGGGCAAATAGAGCGAGGATACTCGCGGCACAATAGAGCGCAATGAAACCTACCGTCACGGGGCGTCGACCCAGAGCGTCCGACAATGGCCCAGCGATAAGTTGTGCGCAGGCAAAGCCGCCAAAGTAGAGCGTCAGAGTGAGCTTTATCACGGCATCACTAGAGCCAAACACTTCCGTCAAAGCTGTCATTGTAGGGGTGAAGAGCGCCATTGAGACGGGGCCGACTGCTACCAGCAAAGCGCCGATCAGGCTGACGCGTCGTCCGCTCATTAGGGGGGTGGTCATGGACGATCTTCCGCCTCGACTGGCATTGATCGTGCGGTATCTAAGTTTGTGCAGATTGCCTTGGCCAACTCCATAAACACGTCGCTTTGTTGCATGTCTAACCCGCTCAGCGCAGTGTCACTTGCGCGGGCCCCTGCTTGGGCGATTTTGGCCAGAAGGGACGGCGCTGTGTCTGTCAGCGATACTATCTTGGCACGGCGATCTTTGGGATCACAGCCGCGAGCAACCAGCCCCGCGCGCTCCAGCCGGTCAAGAAACCCGGTCAGGCTCATCGGGGCCATTCCCAGCCGTTCTGCCAGTTGGTGCTGCCTGATGTCGCCACAGCGCGCCATATGGGCCAATACGCGAGCTTCGGCGGTGGTTACGGGAATGGCGGCACTCTCGATCTCGCGCTCGAGCGCGCATCGCATCAACCGCGCGAGGTCATTGATCAAAAAGCCAAGGCTATCGGGGTTAATTGCGGTGTCTTGTGGCATCAGGTGTCCAATTGGTAAGTTTACCTTATTATCATGTAGGCTTATCGTAGTGACTGGATAGGTCAAGCACTTGCTCCAAACGATTAGCACCCAGCGTCAATGTGATGGTCTTTGACGGATGCAATGGCTCGACAGGTGACGGCAGGGGAGCTAGGCCAAGAGTAGAAATGAAATGGTCCAAGGGATGACGCATGATTGAACCGGTGCCACTGACCCGTGATCTTGTTCTGATCGGAGGTGGGCATGCCCACGCGCTGGTGTTGCGCAAATGGGGCATGAACCCGCTGCCTGGCGCACGTCTGACGGTAATCAACCCCGGTCCCACGGCACCTTATACCGGTATGTTGCCGGGGCACGTCGCGGGGCATTATTCACGCGACATGCTTGAGATCGATCTCGTGCGGCTTTGTCGGCATGCGGGTGCTCGACTTATTCTTGGGGCAGCCAATGCAATAGACCGGAATGCGAAGGTGATCACGGTCGATGGCCGTGGGGACATCGCCTATGACGTGGCTTCGATTGATATTGGAATTACGGCGCGCATGGACCTGCCGGGATTTGCTGAACATGCGGTGGGGGCTAAGCCGCTGGATGTGTATGCGGAAACATGGCGGAATTATCTAGATCGGGCGAAAAGCGGCTCTGTTTCAGGGGAAATTGCAGTTATTGGAGGTGGCGTCGCCGGGTGTGAGCTGGCGATGGCAATGGCCTATGCCTTGGGAGAGGTGGGAACTGCAGCGCAGGTTACCGTAATTGAGGCGGGTTCTGAGATCTCGGGTGTTGGGCGCCGTGCGCGGGCGCAGATGATCCAGGCAATGGCGTCGCTTGGTGTGTCAGTGCGGTTGAATGCGCAAGTGACGCAGATTGATGCGGATCAGGTTCAGCTACAGGGTCAAGACCCGGTGCCTGCCACTTTGTGCGTCGGTGCTGCTGGCGCGTTTCCTCATGTCTGGATCGCGCAAACCGATCTGCCTTTGAAGGACGGATTTATTGAAATAGAGCCTGATTTGACTGTGCGGGGCGACCCAACTCTTTTTGCGGTTGGTGATTGCGCACATATGTCATGGGCCCCGCGACCCAAAGCCGGCGTTTTTGCGGTTCGGGCGGCTCCAGTGCTGCATGATAACTTGCGGGCAGCTTTGATGGGGACCAGGCGTAGATCGTTTAGGCCGCAAAAAAACTACCTCAAGCTGATCTCCTTGGGCGGCAAATCGGCGATGGCAGAAAAATATGGCATGACGCTCGCGGGGCCCGCGCTTTGGCGTTGGAAAGACCGCATTGATTGCGCGTTCATGGATCGGCTGAGTGACTTGCCGCAGATGAAACGGAGCCATCCCCCTGCCGCATCAGCCCTTGATGTACAAGAAATGATGTCTGTGAAACCGCTTTGTGGTGGGTGTGGTGCAAAAGTTGGGGCCGGTGCACTTGCTAGTGCCGTATCGTCTCTAACACAGGGAAATAGGGCTGATTTAGTCACTGGAGCGGGGGATGATGCAGCCGTTTTCCGACAAGCTGGTGGGGGATTTCAGGTCATGAGCACGGACCATCTGCGCGCGATGGTTCACGACCCGGTGCAGATGACCCGGATCGCTGCTGTGCATGCATTGGGCGATGTTTGGGCCATGGGGGCTGCTCCGCAAGCGGCACTGGCCAGCATCATTTTGCCGCAGATGAGCCCGGAACTTCAAGCGCGGACCCTCAAAGAGATGACCCATGCGGCGAACGAGGTTTTCACCAAAGCCGGTGCTGCGTTGGTCGGCGGGCACACTACAAGCGGCGCGGAACTGACCGTTGGGTTTACGGTGACCGGGCTTAGGGACCAGATGCCGATTACTGTCGGAGGGGCAAAGGCCGGCGACGTGCTGGTGTTGACCCGGCCGATTGGTTCAGGGGTTGTGATGGCAGGACACATGGACGGCCGTGCGCCGGGTCGCGTGGTGACCGAAGTCCTGAAGGTTATGCAAACCCCGCAATCCGCTGCTGCACAGGTGCTGAAGTCCGCGCATGCGATGACGGATGTGACGGGGTTTGGCCTAGCGGGGCATGTGCAGGCAATATGTGCGGCGTCGGGTGTCCAAGCCGAGCTGTGGCAGAACAAGATTCCAGTGTATGACGGCGCACGGGCTTTGTCTCAAGCAGGTGTGTTTTCGTCTCTATTACAGGCAAATCGCGACAATGCACCGATAGAAGGCGTCGGTGATCCGCTGCTGCACGATCCGCAAACGGCGGGTGGACTGCTTGCGGCACTTCCCAAGACTGCGGCGGCCAAGGCGATCGTGGCGCTGGAGGCCGAAGGTGAGATGGGCGTCATTATCGGTCAGCTCACCGAAGGATTTGGGCCTATCAAGCTGGTATAGTTTGTGACGTCAACGCTCGCGCAGCGCTGGCAAGGGTCGCATCCGACAGGTCATCCAGTGTTATGGCGCGCATTGATGTGTCGCTGCGCGTTGCTGATTTTGCATAGCGGGGGTCATAATGTTCGGACACCAGTCGCGCGGCCAATGTGGCAAAATCACCTGAGCTGCCACATGCCTGCCAACTCGCGATCGTTTCAGCGGCATGGTAGGGCCGGAGTTTGTCGATAAGCCGGTGCAAGGTGACCGCGTCTTGGGTTAGATCAGCGTAGGCGCGGCACAGGAAGTCTGCGCGGGCGTCGAGTGGGGCGTGCAGTTCAACACGGGGGGCCGCACACATGCGCGCCCAAAGCGACGGCGGAATAAGCCGTGCGCCGATCTTGCTGCTTTCCGCTTCGATCCATGTTGTTTGAGCCGGATCGAGATGGCCCAAAGCAGTCGCTAAATGGCTCTCAAACATCTTCTGCGACGGCTGGTCCTGTGATAATCCGCCGAAAAGTGACCCGCGATGCTGAGCAATCCCTTCAAGGTCAATGACCTGCGCACCTGCCTCGCGAAGATGCTCCAACAGCCGGGTCTTGGCTGTGCCGGTGCCTCCTTCGATGACGCATAATTTGTGCAGCAGGGGGGTTGTATAGAGCGCGTTGACCACGAGCGTGCGGTAGCTGCGATACCCGCCCTCCACCAGCCGGACCCGCCAGCCAATTTGATCAAGGATCGTCGCAAAGGAATCAGAGCGTTGCCCGCCCCGCCAGCAATAGACCAACGGCTGCCATTCGCCGGGCTTATCTGCAAGCGGGCCTTGCAAGTGACGCGCGGCATTAGCCGACAACAGCGCTGCGCCGATTTTGCGCGCCCGAAATGCGCTGTCTTGCGCGTAGATGGTGCCAACCTCTGCACGTTCCGCGTCAGACAGAACAGGCAGATTGATCGCGCCAGGCAAGTGGTCTTCGGTAAATTCGGTGGGTGAGCGCACGTCGATGATCGTATCCGCTGGGATGGAAGAAAGAGCCGCAAGTGTGGTGAGTTTGACGGGGATCATGGGAGGTGCCTTCAGGCTTGATCCCTTTGTTCTAACGCTCTGAGGGCCGGGGTCCAGCGCTAAAGGCGGCTGTTCTGTTAGAGTGACTTGGGGCACGGGCCAAAAAATCGGCGTGATCTTGTAGCGGCCTTGAGTGTCAATGCAGGGAGGCGGGTCATCGAATTGTAGCAATTCGCGGGTCCCAAACCGCAGAAATTATCCACGGTCAGGGTTGTTTGCTGAATGGCAAAGCGAGCTAGAGAGCGCCGTATCAATCGACAATCACGCTACCTGGCAAGCGATCCTACGTTGGCTCGTTTTAGTTAGAACCAGCGCCCAATCCACAGTTTATCGCTGTCGATTTTCGTGATTGTCCCGACGAAGGCTGCGGGTGCTGTTGTGATGGGTGCATTGCTGTTGGTGGCCCATTGGGTGCCGTCCGCATAACGGATGTAGTCCCCATTTGCTGTGTTGCCGCTTTCGATCACTGCCCCTGTCGGCGTGCCGGCGTCCTGCGACACTGTGCCTACCATATTGCCGCTGTCGACAACCCGGCGCCAGTCGCTCCAGCCATTGTTGTCCACCCGAAAGAATGCGCCTTGGTCGCTGACCGTCTCAATCATGAACTGCGCGCCGCGTGTCGCATTTAGCGCTGCGGTCAGACCAACGAACGCGCCGTTGTTGGTTGGCGAATTGACCGGCACTGCGTTGTTGAGGGTGTTGCCCACAAGCGCGGATAAATCCCGAAGACCGTCCAGATCGTCAGATGCGTTATAGCGCACCACGCGATTGCCCAGACCAAAAGAGCCCACGCGCAAGAGGCGTTGTGCGGTGGTGTCATCGGTCGCGCCTTGAATAGCCGTACCAGATGCGGTGCCGTTTTGGGGATCAAACACCAGCGCGTCGTTCCAGGCATTGCCGTCATCAGACACCTTGATCGAAAAGGCGTCGCTGCCGTTCAGCCCCATTTCAGCGCGACCAGAAAAGCTGGTCTGGTAGAGCAGGGAGGCGGTGTTTCCCGCAAACCTTTTGTTGATTTTGAGTTGATGCCCCATCCCTGCATGATTGAGCAGCGTTGCTTCGCTGGACACGTTCAGGCGGTTGGTATTGTCAGCTGTGGCATTAACGCCAAGCCGGGGCAGATTTTCGGTTCCCCCACCAACGGCAGCCCAAAGGGTGCCATTCCAAGCCCGCAAAAGCTGAGCAGCGCTGTCCCATGCTCGCCACCCTTCGTGGGGGGTAACGAAATACCACGCGCCATCAAGGTAGGCGGCAATGCTGCCCCCTTGGCTAGCCCATGCACCATTTGGGCTGGGGCCAAGCGCAAAGGCCTGTCCTTCGACGGGCAGGCTGGGCGGATCAGTCGCGCCCACTGATTGCACGACAAGTTGGACGACAACATCCAGACGGCGCAACGCTTCGTTATGAGTGACGTGTTTTTGCGCCTGCGATGGCAAAATGAATGGCAAATTAAGGATGGGTGAGCGGTCGGGCATAGGGCCTCCGGGCAAATGTGAACATCTCCCGAAATCTGCGTGCTGGCGTTGAAAGAAATGACACTACGTCGTCCGGGGCGTTCATATCACATTAACATGTATAGTCTGGTCATAACCATGAACCGACTTGTTCCCCGGGTGTTAGACAGGATAAAGAGGGTTAACCAATTCCCGCCGCCGGACAGGGCCTATGCTGATCAGTATCGAAAAACGCTTCATGTTCTTGGCGAACACTAAGACCGCTTCGACCTCGATCGAAGATGCTCTTTTGCCATATACAGATATATACCGGGGTGGCACGCCAGCGCGCAAACACATTTCCGCACGAGACGCTTATCCCGCCTATCCGTTTTTATTCAAGCAGCCAGATTTCGCGCCGCGTACATTTTTCCGCTTTGGCGTCATGCGCGAGCCGATGGATTGGATCGGATCTTGGTTTCGCTACCGGAAAGGTAATCAAGTCGAGACCCCGCTGCCCGAAGAGATGGATTTCGCTGGGTTCTGGGAACAGAATGATTGGAACATTCGCCGGCCGAACGGCAATAAGCGCCTGCAAAGCGACATGTTCTGCCACCGGGATGGTCAGCCCATCGTCGATATGGTGATCCCGTTCCACGAGGTGGCTAAGACCTTTCAAGAGATTTGTGGTGCGCTAGGCATACCCGCACCGCTGCCCCATATGAACGCTAGTCACATCCAGATGCCTTCGGTCATTCCCGAGCGCCTCTTGGATGAGGTGCGAGAATACTATGCCGTTGATTATGCCCTTTGGGATCAGCTGGACGCGTTGAATGCCAACGGTAGGAATAAACTCATGACCCGGATTGGACCGGCTGTTCGGAAAAAAATGGCAACGGCTCAGGCGGGCAAAAGGTAGCTTTGATTGCCCATGTGACGCGGCGAGCGATAATACTCGGTTCAATCGCTAAAGATCATTGCGCCGTGTTGGCCGAGGTAGATCCGGAGCCAGGGCGTGAAATCCTCTGGTGTTGCTTGGATTTCCGCCATCAAATCGTTGTGTGAAACCCAGCGCGTGTTCATCACTTCGTCGGGGTTGGGCGACAAGGGCAGCGCGCCATCGACCTGTGCGACAAAGACTTCAACCACTTCATGTTCGATCAGTCCACCGCCTACATCTGCGCGGTATTCGACTTGCCCCACGTGGGTTGGCTGCAGGCCCTTGATCCCCAGTTCTTCGCCAAGCCTGCGTGTCGCGCAAACGCTAGGGTCTTCGTGCCAATCTGGATGGGTGCAGCATGTATTCGCCCAAAGACCTGGAGTGTGGTATTTTCCCAAAGCGCGTTGCTGAAGCAGAATTCGGTCGCCCTCCATCAAGAACACTGAGACCGCCATATGCCGCAAGCCGCGTTTATGCGCAGCCAGTTTCTCAACAGGCTGTAAGATGCCGTCAATCCAGGCGGGGATCATGATTGTGTGCAAGGGGGCCTCGATATCGAACATTTCAGACGCGCGTCTGTGACACGAGTCTGGTCAGGTGAGCAAGGTTCTATTCCCGATTTCAAATATACCAAGGGGGTGTTTTGCCCCAGCTTTTGCCAACTTAGGGCTCGAAAGATGGGCGACTAATGGCAAAGTTACTTTTTCTTGATCGGGAAAAAGGCGGCGGTTGGAAAGGTCATGCACAATGACGTCATTTGCGTGATGGTACCTTTACTCGCCAGTGCCCCACACTAAGTTCGTGTCATACAAGTGAGGAGTAATCACATGAATCGACTTTCCATCACGACAGTGGCGTTTGCGATGCTGGCGGCCCCTGTTTTTGCCGATGGCCACGCATCGGGAGACGCAGCAGCAGGCGAAAAGGTTTTTAAGAAATGTAAGGCTTGCCACTCGATCATAGCCGATGACGGGACCAAAATTCAAAAGGGCGGCCGGACTGGCCCGAACCTTTACGGTGTCTACGACCGGGTTGCCGGTACGTTTGATGGTTTCAAATTTGGCGGCTCGATCGTTGAGGCTGGCGAAAAGGGTCTAATGTGGAACGAGGCGGATTTTGTGTCCTATGTCGCAGACCCAAAGAAATTCTTGGCGACCTATTTGGATGACAAAAAGGCCAAATCCAAAATGTCACTCAAGATTAAGAAGGAAGCGGATGCACAGAACGTCTGGGCGTATCTAGTTTCCGTTGGCCCTGGGGCCCCCGCGTCAAACTAAAACGGCACATATGCGACATGAAACAGGCGGCCTGAGGGTCGCCTTTTTTTTGCCCGCCTTGTTTAAGAAATACTACTCAAAACTGAAAATCTGATTGGGCCTTCCTCGGCTTACAAAGCGATTGTGATACACAAGCAATGGACACGCAGGTTTTTTTGGACTTCCTGTAGGACCAAATAACAACCTGTTCGCGCGGCCCCCACCAACTGACATTGTCATTCCAACCTAGACAGCGAACGGCGGTGTGTCATGTTATTGGCATTACAATTTGGAAAGGCGATGCAATGATTGATGCACGGGCAGTGGCCAAGATCGCGGCAGATTACACAGCCGCTTGGAACTCTAAATCCGCTGAGGCTGTAGCTTCCTTTTACGCAAAGGATGGTGGAATTATTATCAACAATGGTGACCCATGGAGTGGTCGATCTCGCGTTCAGGACATGGCTGCGGGGTTTTATGCGGATGTTCCTGATCTGACGCTTACCTGCGATGATGTGCGCTGCGCTGGGAACCATGTGATTTTCGTTTGGACATTCACAGGACACGATGCGGCCACTGGCAACCCGCTCAATATTCGAGGCTGGGAAGAGTGGGAGATTGGTGAAGACCTTAAGGTAAAAGCGTCGCGCGGTTGGTTTGATGCCGAAGACTACGGACGGCAAGCTGAAGGAAAATAGCTTGCTCAATCGTTTTGAGAAAATTGACTCCGGTGCGTGCCGGACGTTGCCAGCGGCATCTCAAGCAGAGGTCCAAAATCCTCGCTAGAGGCGGTTTCGATGGAACGGCTCATGTATTGAAGAGGCTACACCTTTCGGGTGAGCGTTCCAGATTTGCCATCAAAATGGCGCCCGGTATTCTCACCGTTTGGCGTCAAGACGTTGTCCCGGCCAGCCTGAACGTACCCCCGTCAAGTTAGCTTCCCAGATTTCCACCCATTCCTCTCGGTTTGTATGGCGTTGCTATATGCCGAAAAAAGGAAGGTAGACTGCGCTTCTCTTGCTGCCTGTTGATTGGGTTTGGCCTCTGCAGGAGCGGATAATTTTCCTGGCACATCAAAAAATGCCGCCTCGACCGGAAAGTTCTGAAACTGCCAATAACGGGGTTTTGATTGAGCCTTCATAGCATCGAGCTAGGAAGGCTTCCCAAACTATGAAATTGCTCCTAACCTCAGCTGCGTCATGCGAGATACGCATTGCACCGTGACGGGTGTTCGTAACTGAACCAAAAAAAGGAGCTACCAATGGCTGACGCGCCAAAACGCACTGTCCTATATGATCTGCATGTGGAACTTGGTGGCAAAATGGTCGATTTTGCCGGTTGGGAAATGCCCGTTCAATACCCAATGGGCATCATGGGCGAACATGCCCAATGCCGTGAAAAAGCTGGGCTGTTTGACGTGAGCCATATGGGGCAGGTGATTCTGCGCGGTGAAGGCGTTGCAGAAAAGCTGGAGAGCATTGCCCCGTCGGCGTTCACGACACTGCCTGAAGGCAAGGCGCGCTATACTTTCTTCACAAATGAAGATGGTGGGATCATGGACGACCTGATCGTGACGAATGCAGGTGACCATATGTTTGTGGTGGTCAACGCAGCGCTGCGCCACCAAGATATTCCGCATATGGCCAAACACCTCGACGGTATCGAAGTCATTGAGATCTTTGATCGCGCATTGGTTGCGGTGCAGGGCCCCAAGGCCGAAGATGTCGTGGGCGAGCTTTGCCCTGCGGCGCGCGAATTGAAATTCATGGAATCCACACTGGCTGATATTGTTGGAGTCGAATGCCGCATCTCACGGTTGGGCTACACCGGCGAAGACGGGTATGAGATTTCGATACCTGAGGGTGATGCCGAAAAGGTAGCAAGAGCATTCCTCGCAGATGACGATTGTGCGCCCTCGGGCCTTGGCGCGCGCGACAGTTTGCGGCTTGAGGCTGGTCTGTGCCTCTATGGCAATGACATCGACAATTCGACATCACCTGTCGAAGCTTCCCTCAATTGGGCGATGCAGAAACGTCGCCGTGAAGAGGGTGGCTTCCCTGGAGCTGCACGCATTCAACGAGAGCTCTCAGAAGGTGCCGAAAAGAAATTAGTGGGCATCAAACCCGAAGGCCGCGCGCCTGCGCGCCAAGGTGTTGAGGTGCAGTGTGTCGATGGAAATACGATTGGCGCCATCACCTCGGGCGGCTTTGGCCCTACAGTTGGGGCGCCGGTTGCTATGGGTTACGTTTCGACGGCCCATGCTGTACCGGGCGAGAAGGTAAACCTCATCATTCGTGGCAAGGCTCAGCCTGCTGAAATCGTATCGCTGCCGTTCGTAAAGCAAAACTACAAACGCTAATTTCGGAGACTAAAAAATGACCACTTATTATTCTGATGACCATGAATGGATCACAGTCGACGGCGACATCGCCACTATCGGAATCACCCAGCATGCTGCAGATCAGCTGGGCGAGATTGTCTTTGTTGAACAAAAAGACGTCGGCGATGATTTTGAAAAAGGCGATGAGATCGGTGTTATCGAATCCGTCAAGGCGGCCTCGGAAATATACGCGCCGGTTGATGGCGAAGTCGTTGAGGCCAACGGTACACTTGAAGATGCACCGGGTTCCTTGAACGAAAACCCTGAGGGCGACGCTTGGATCTATAAGGTTAAGCTTGCTGATAAGGCACAGCTCGAAGACCTGATGGACCTGGACGGCTACAAAGCCTTGATCGGCTAAAGCAAGCCTCCACCCCTGACCATCCAGCGGTACTGGCTTGCGGAGCCACTGCCGCTTTTGGAATTTGACACAAGGAACTCAGAAATGTCCTTTCAACTCACCGATTACGAAGCCTATGACTTCGCAAATCGCCGTCACATTGGCCCCTCTGTAAAAGAGATGGCTGAGATGCTCAAAGTGATCGGTTTTAAGACTCTGGACGAGCTTATTGACGCGACCGTACCACCTGCGATCCGTCAAAAGGAGCCGCTGGATTGGGGCCCTGCAATGACAGAGCGCGACGCGCTTTTTCATATGAAGCAGATTGCTGAGAAGAACAAAGTTCTGACTTCGTTGATTGGCCAAGGGTATCACGGTACCACAACACCGGCTCCGATCTTGCGCAATATTCTGGAAAACCCAGCTTGGTATACAGCCTACACGCCGTATCAGCCCGAGATTTCGCAAGGCCGGCTTGAGGCGCTATTGAACTTCCAAACCATGGTTTCAGATTTGACCGGTTTGGATATCGCAAACGCTTCGCTTCTTGACGAATCCACTGCGGCCGCCGAGGCAATGACGATGGCAAAGCGGTCCGCGAAATCCAAGTCGGACAGCTTCTTTATTGATGAAAATTGCCACCCGCAGAACATCGCTGTCATGCGGACACGGGCTGAGCCTTTGGGCATCAATGTGATCGTAGGCTGTCCGAATGATCTGGACGCAAGTGCTGTGTTCGGGGCAATTTTTCAGTACCCTGGCACACACGGCCATGTGCGGGACTTCACGGATGCCATCGCCAGCTTGCATGAGAGCAAAGCGCTGGCTGTTGTCGCGGCCGATCCGCTCGCGTTGGCCCTGCTGAAGAGCCCCGGTGAAATGGGCGCTGATATTGCTATCGGATCAACCCAACGATTTGGGGTTCCAATGGGATACGGCGGTCCGCACGCTGCCTATATGGCCACCAAAGACGCCTACAAGCGTGGGATGCCGGGCCGTATCATTGGTGTGTCCATCGATGCGCGCGGCAACAAAGCTTACCGCTTGTCCTTGCAAACTCGGGAGCAACATATCCGCCGTGAAAAGGCCAACTCGAACGTTTGTACTGCCCAAGCACTGCTGGCTGTCATCGCGTCGATGTATGCGGTCTACCACGGTGCCGATGGTATCAAAGCAATCGCGCAATCGGTGCACCGCAAGACATCGCGGCTGGCGAAAGGTCTTGAAAGCCTTGGCTTTGATGTGCAGCCCGAGGTCTTTTTTGATACGATCACGGTAGAAGTTGGCGCCCTGCAGGGGGTCATCTTGAATGCTGCCGTGGAAAACGGGATCAACCTGCGCAAGGTTGGTAACTCCAAAGTTGGTATCTCTTTGGATGAGCAGACCCGTCCTGAAACCATCGAAGCTGTCTGGGCTGCGTTTGGTGGCAATATGAAGGACGATTCCAAGGCCAATCGGGAATACCGTTTGCCAAATCACGCGTTGCGCGAAAGTGAATATCTGACGCATCCGATTTTCCACCTGAACCGGGCCGAGGCGGAAATCACCCGCTATATGCGGCGTTTGGCAGATCGTGATCTTGCACTTGATCGGGCGATGATCCCGCTGGGTTCCTGCACGATGAAGCTGAATGCGACCATCGAAATGATCCCCGTTACGTGGCCCGAGTTTAGCAATCTGCACCCCTTTGTCCCCAAGGATCAGGCGTTGGGTTATCATGAGATGATTGATGATCTGAACGACAAATTGTGTCAGATCACTGGGTATGACGCCATCAGTCAGCAGCCGAATTCGGGTGCACAGGGCGAATATGCCGGCCTTTTGACCATTCGTGGCTATCACGCGGCACGTGGCGAGGCACATCGCAACATCTGCCTTATCCCGACCTCTGCGCATGGTACGAACCCAGCGTCGGCGCAGATGGTGGGTTATAAAGTGGTCCCCATCAAAGCCGATGATAAGGGTAACATTGATGTTGCCGATTTCCGCGAAAAAGCTGAAAAGCACTCGGCTGATCTTGCGGCGTGTATGATCACGTACCCGTCCACTCACGGTGTTTTTGAGACAACTGTGCAAGAAATTTGCCAGATCACGCATGATCACGGCGGTCAGGTCTATATCGACGGTGCCAACATGAATGCGATGGTCGGCCTGTCGCGTCCGGGTGACATTGGCGGCGACGTAAGTCACCTGAACTTGCATAAGACTTTTTGCATTCCTCATGGTGGTGGCGGTCCGGGCATGGGCCCGATCGGCGTAAAAGCACACTTGATAGAGCATCTGCCCGGGCATCCGGAATACGGCACAGATGTTGGACCAGTATCGGCAGCACCGTTTGGGTCCCCGTCGATCTTGCCGGTTAGCTGGGCATACGTCTTGCTGATGGGTGGGGCAGGCCTAACGCAGGCAACTAAGGTGGCAATCTTGAACGCGAACTATATCGCGGCGCGCCTGAAGGACAGTTACAACATCTTGTATACGTCTGAGACTGGTCGCGTGGCGCATGAGTGCATTCTCGACACCCGACCGCTTGATGAAGCGGGTCATGTCAGCGTGGATGATGTTGCCAAACGTCTAATCGACAGCGGCTTTCATGCGCCCACTATGTCCTGGCCAGTGTCTGGAACGCTGATGGTTGAACCCACAGAATCCGAACCCAAGGCAGAGCTGGATCGCTTCTGTGAAGCAATGTTGTCTATCCGAGGTGAGGCGCAGGACATTATCGACGGCAAGATTGATCCCGAAAACAATCCACTGAAGAATGCACCCCATACGGTGCGCGATCTGGTGGGTGACTGGGATCGGCCTTATAGCCGCGAACAGGCCTGCTTCCCTC
It encodes the following:
- a CDS encoding DUF2793 domain-containing protein, yielding MPDRSPILNLPFILPSQAQKHVTHNEALRRLDVVVQLVVQSVGATDPPSLPVEGQAFALGPSPNGAWASQGGSIAAYLDGAWYFVTPHEGWRAWDSAAQLLRAWNGTLWAAVGGGTENLPRLGVNATADNTNRLNVSSEATLLNHAGMGHQLKINKRFAGNTASLLYQTSFSGRAEMGLNGSDAFSIKVSDDGNAWNDALVFDPQNGTASGTAIQGATDDTTAQRLLRVGSFGLGNRVVRYNASDDLDGLRDLSALVGNTLNNAVPVNSPTNNGAFVGLTAALNATRGAQFMIETVSDQGAFFRVDNNGWSDWRRVVDSGNMVGTVSQDAGTPTGAVIESGNTANGDYIRYADGTQWATNSNAPITTAPAAFVGTITKIDSDKLWIGRWF
- the idi gene encoding isopentenyl-diphosphate Delta-isomerase, which codes for MFDIEAPLHTIMIPAWIDGILQPVEKLAAHKRGLRHMAVSVFLMEGDRILLQQRALGKYHTPGLWANTCCTHPDWHEDPSVCATRRLGEELGIKGLQPTHVGQVEYRADVGGGLIEHEVVEVFVAQVDGALPLSPNPDEVMNTRWVSHNDLMAEIQATPEDFTPWLRIYLGQHGAMIFSD
- a CDS encoding c-type cytochrome, whose product is MNRLSITTVAFAMLAAPVFADGHASGDAAAGEKVFKKCKACHSIIADDGTKIQKGGRTGPNLYGVYDRVAGTFDGFKFGGSIVEAGEKGLMWNEADFVSYVADPKKFLATYLDDKKAKSKMSLKIKKEADAQNVWAYLVSVGPGAPASN
- a CDS encoding nuclear transport factor 2 family protein, which translates into the protein MIDARAVAKIAADYTAAWNSKSAEAVASFYAKDGGIIINNGDPWSGRSRVQDMAAGFYADVPDLTLTCDDVRCAGNHVIFVWTFTGHDAATGNPLNIRGWEEWEIGEDLKVKASRGWFDAEDYGRQAEGK
- the gcvT gene encoding glycine cleavage system aminomethyltransferase GcvT; amino-acid sequence: MADAPKRTVLYDLHVELGGKMVDFAGWEMPVQYPMGIMGEHAQCREKAGLFDVSHMGQVILRGEGVAEKLESIAPSAFTTLPEGKARYTFFTNEDGGIMDDLIVTNAGDHMFVVVNAALRHQDIPHMAKHLDGIEVIEIFDRALVAVQGPKAEDVVGELCPAARELKFMESTLADIVGVECRISRLGYTGEDGYEISIPEGDAEKVARAFLADDDCAPSGLGARDSLRLEAGLCLYGNDIDNSTSPVEASLNWAMQKRRREEGGFPGAARIQRELSEGAEKKLVGIKPEGRAPARQGVEVQCVDGNTIGAITSGGFGPTVGAPVAMGYVSTAHAVPGEKVNLIIRGKAQPAEIVSLPFVKQNYKR
- the gcvH gene encoding glycine cleavage system protein GcvH, whose translation is MTTYYSDDHEWITVDGDIATIGITQHAADQLGEIVFVEQKDVGDDFEKGDEIGVIESVKAASEIYAPVDGEVVEANGTLEDAPGSLNENPEGDAWIYKVKLADKAQLEDLMDLDGYKALIG